acatttacctcttgacttaGCCCGGTTGTGAGtaaaatattggttatggtttacttctccataaatagcataagttatcaatgcatgtccttgccagacctttcctatggtaaaaaaataaataacgatacctgaaatactcccgggtgaagtgctacaatggtatattatttgtgcgcttATAGATCCCTTTTATTCATATCTATATAATCTTCCTAGTCACTTAAAATAATAAAgagctacttagtattattctagtagtaatgctaagtagtatcaacaagcatctctggcattaTCACTAgtgatgacaacctagtaaagtaatgttaagagatgtagacatacATTAGGTGACTACAAAAACATGTGATAAGTTAATAAATGCCAACACTCGTCTGCCTCGTTCGAGCGGTATGCCGGGGAGGGGAGCCTCGACGGCAGCGCAGGAGGGAGCCCGTGATGAGGTGTCGGAGAAGCCGCACATGGGACAGGCCTCACTGATTCCGCGCAGACGAGGGGCCTCGCCGGATCTGCGCTGGAGAGCCCTCGTATGCCCACGTCGGGGAAGAGAAGGCAGGGATGCCGCCGATGGATCGGCCTATGGTAGAGGCCATGACTGGTAGGGAAGAGAAGGAGACGCTGATGGTAGGGAAGAGAAGGATCTGCCAGTGTTAGGCGTGCTGCCGGTGGTAGGGGTGTTGCCAGTGGATGGGCCTGCGGCTGGGGCACAAGTCTGCGACGAGGAGGGAAGAGAAGGCGCACGCGGAAGGAAAACGGCCAACTTccggatggggggggggggggggggggtcgacgCTCGCGGGATTGAGGATTGGAGGATGAGATTTGAGGACCTCGTAAATTTAAGGGTTTGAGTAGGGGCCTGCTAAAACTGTGTTTTTGGTGTGGGCTCTTAAATTTTTgtttaggggcttgtttgagtgCCCCTTAGTGCTGCTTCAGCACTGGTCCGTAGAAGAAAACGTTTGTACGCGTTGAGCTAAACATTATGGATGTGCAACCACTATAATAAAATGATTGATAAAtattagtataagttagttaggACGTTGACTACAAACGTGTGGAACAAAAAAATTATGTAAGCATGAAAAAATTTCACACTTGGGACAATAGAAATTCACATATAACAAGGTAAATTATAGCATGAACAATGAAAATGCTACAGATACCACAGGACGTTAAAAAATCATGAAATATTTGAATTACATTATCAGTACAATATTTGATGACGAATGAAATCAAGTTGAAAATAGAACATGAAAGACACCCAAGAAGAGAAATGATGAAAGACACCCAAGAAGAACGAAACATACTTTTGTTGGGCTGAAACATAGCGTATATGGGCCGGACTAGCAAACAAGGGCCAACAAAGCTGCCGCAGTGGACACGGTACTTGTGCGTGGCCGAATAACAGCCAAACAATtcctttttgtttatataaaaacaagaaaatatttttttagaaaaaaaatgaaagagAGGTGCTAGTCGGTGGGCTACTTCCGTCCGCGTATATGCTGGCCGAAAGCTGGTTCAGCACAGATGAGCCTAATTCCGGGCCGAATCCCGCAGTCGCCTGACGAGTGACAAGGGTCATTCTACCGCAATCATCAAGGGTCATccagtttctcaaaaaaaaaaaaaaaaaaaaacagaaacaaGGGTCATCTGCCGTGCCACGTAGACGCACGACACGCACACCTGGCTGGCCGCACCTGCGGTGTGCTGTTCGTCGCCGCTTTTGGCTCAGCGCCACCAGTACATGACCTTTTTAGATGGTTTATGAGAAACGATTTGCAGAGATGGTTGTGATTGATAACATAGTCTCTAAAAATCGACTTTTGAAGGTGGCTGGGCAGTCATCTCTGTGAATCGCTTATTTGTAACGACGTAAGCTTAAAATGACTGGCCCAGCCATCTCTATAGAGTATCTATATCTCCCTCCACAAATTGGCTGTAGTAGGGAACAAAGATAAATTTGAGCTAGTGAGGATCTCCTAACAAGCAAAAGTAAGATATTCATCCCACCAATATCAGGCTAGGAACTTTTAAGCCGAAACTAAAAGACCGAACCAAACCGAGCTAAACCGAACAAAAATTTTGGTTTTTTTGGTGTCGGCTTCGATTTTTGAATCCCAAAAGTTTAGTGTCCAGTGTCAGCGAGGAATCGAGAAACATAGGGATATACATAAACCAGCCTCTTGCGGTCCTAGCAAAGCCCGAAAAAAACGTTGAGCCCACCTAGGCAACCACTCCATCCAACCCCCCACGACCCTACCCGGCCATCACAGCATGTCAGCAAGACAACAACTACTCCTTTCCAAACCTTATCCCTATCTCCCTGCACCCTATGGTGGTGCGCGGTTGCCGTGAGTGTGCGGTGCACGGGGGCGAGACTCGGTTTTCGAGCGGGCGAGGCTGCTAGGGCTGCGTAACTGCTGGCTGGTGAGCGAGCAAGGCCGCAGCCTATGCGGGATGGCGCGGTAGCTGCTGGGCAGGGGTGGGGCGGGGGATGGCGCGGTGGGTGTTGGGCGACCGAGCGTCGCCAGTCACTGAGGGGGTGAGCGGCAGGCGGTGAGAGTGTGCGAGCTATGCTGAGTGGAGCGAGTGCCAAGCGGCAACACGTCCACGGCCAGGAGGCGGCGACAAGGCGCATGAGGGATGACGAGCGAGGCATGCTTCGGTTTTTCCGGTCTTAAATCGAAAACCAAAGTACaccctccgtcccagaatatctgtcgtttccggttttcgtgccacaagtttgacttgatttgaagaaaatacgtacaacatttgtatttccaaataaatttattaaaaaactagattcaaagatctttctaatgatactaattatgcaccataaatattaatattttgtaatatatattttatcaaagttatttctcgggaagcgaaagcgacagatattctgggacggagggtGTAAGTTGTGTTGTTTAATCTAGGTGCAGATAGCATGAGGGATGACTAAATGTTCTCAATTCATGGAAATCAAAGTTTTGGAAACCGGATACCGAACCGACGTTTCGGTTTAAACCAATTGCATGCCAAGTCCTACACCAATAATTGTGCATTACTGTACCTACTCTTATCCGCACATTATTTGGCCGTGCATCACCATCGTGCATTCGTGCTCCTTTGTGCATCATTCTACCTGCTCTTGACACAttattaataataataaaatcatAACTTTCACTCACAAGCAGGGGATAGTGATATGTATAGTTCCTTATTCTTAATGTTGCGGTCTATTGGTCATCCATACTCCCTAATTGATGTATCGACTTGGATCCACCGGCCGGCAATAGTCATCAGTTCAAATGATTGACAAAGTGGTAAACGTATAAAAAGGGTTAATCAATATAACTGTGAATTAGATTCAAATAACCAATGACAACTCGCAGACTTTGACACCGATATCTTTTTGTTGTTATAAGAGAGGAAAGCTAGGTCAACGTTATGCTGAAAGAATAAGCACAACTAGAAGGCACAAGTGCAGCGAAACAAACACTGCCACGGTGCTGACCAGCTGTCGTTGAAGAGGGTTGTCTAGTGGACCCTCGATTTGGCGCACGACCTATGGCAGCTAGCTAAGCCTCCAAGGCAGCCGGCTGTGGGCATCAGGGCGTCCCCAACAAGGGACTAGGAGCTAGCTAGGAAGTCTACGTGGAGGAGAGAGAGCAGAAAAAAACTCGTCGCTAGCTAGTACTTCGTCGCTATGCTCGCACGGTTCCCAGTGAACTGCACCTCTCTGGCTTCCTGACCCACCTTCACAGTTCTGAAATTTTCTTCTTTGTTTATTTTCCCATCGTGCCATGTCAGCTAGCGATTTGCGCAGGCTGTTGCGGACGCCCTAAGCCGAAGTGGAGAGCACCGCCTGAGGGATGGTTCAAATACAACTTTGATGGGGCTTTCTATCCGATCCTTGGTCAGGGGTGGAAAAGCGAAGTGGCACCCCTTCAGCCTGGATGCTTTGACGATGGAAGTCACAGCATGTAAAGAGGGCATTATTCTGGCTGGTGACCTAGGCATTCGCAAAATGCAATTCGAAACGGACAGACAAGAGTTGGTGAAACTTTGGGAGATGGGAGAGCTGCAGCGATCACGTATTTCTAGGAAACGATTCATAGAGGTGGATATGATAAACAACCGTCTCTATCGACTTCTAGGGATGGCTGGGTAGCCACCTCTGCAAATCGTTTATTTGTAACAACATAAGCTTAGAGGCGGCTTACGGAGTATCTATATCTACCTCTACAAATGGCCATAGTAATGAACATAGGACAAATTTGGGCTAGGAAGAATCTCCAAATTAGCAAATGTAAGATATTCATTCCCCCATCAGTTGTGCATTATATTACTATAGCCCGTGCATCACTATCCTACTCCTTTGTGCATCATTATACCTGCTCTTAAcacatagttaataataataaaTTCATAACTTTCACACACAATAAGCACGGGATAGTGAGATATATGTAATTCCATATTCTTAATGTTGTGGTCTATTGGTCATCCATACTCCCTAATTAATTTAATGCATCAACACATCACTGATCAAGACTAGTCCTAGTTGGATCCAGCGGCAATAGTGATCAGGTCAAATGGTTGACAAAGCGATAAGCATATAAAAAGGGTTAAACAATATAACTGTGAACCAAAGACAACTCGCGGACTTTGACACAGACATTTTTGTGTTGTTAAGAGAAGCAAGCTAGGTCAACGTTATGCTTAAAGAATAAGCACAACCAGAAGGCATGACcacggtgtgtgtgtgtgtgtatcaaTCTAGAGGATGTTACATGATCACACAAACATTTGGGGATTGGCCTCATGATTTTATTGTTAGGTCAATAAGAGGTAAACACGCCCACATCAATAATTGCTCAGTGTCCTACATTCTTGTTGTGCTAATGAACACaagggccagaactcctatagCAGCTgccatgcattcatgatactcattggTGATTACATTGTATGCCCGCTACTTAAGATTTTGTTTTGTCTCCATGCTTGTATTTTCTGGAGTTTGCTATGCCCAGTTCTACTTGTACAATTATGTGTTTGTTCTGCTTCTATGACCTCTGTTTACGTATTTATTGGGACTGTGGGTGTTTTCTTCCACTCAAATTCCAAATTTTGTCCTCAACTAACGGAACAATTTTATTATCACTTCTATATTTCAGATGCCTGAATTTAAAGATGATTTTAGGCAACAATTTGGTACAACCAACTAGTATAGGTTGATTTTTATTTGTCTTTGTATCATAACATATTAAAATTTTGTCATTGCCAAACTATATAAACAAATAtaaattgttaattgtctttCTGCCAACACAGATCATATTTTATCGGATTTATGATTTTGTCTAACGGGCTTCTTATTCTCGAAACCGAAAATTGCAGATCATACTTATGTACTTCCTCAGTCCCAGAATAGAGGTCGTCGTagcattcaaaaaaaaaatatcagAAAGGAAGACATTTTAGCTTCTAGCTCCTATACCAGAGTACAGCACTGGTCCATCCATCACCTCCTGTCATCCACTATACcaacaaaaaatgaaaagaatcaGATGGTGTGGGAGGCCTCCCAGCCGGAGCGCTGCTCCCAAGCTGCATGTAGGTGCAAGATTCCTGTAGGGGTGCCAGAGTGTGACAACTTCTAGAACGTcgtataaaatatatgcaataaatgTCCCTTGAAAAAGGAATATTTTCTCGGGAAGGCGGAGCAGGTTTGACCTCTGCTGCACCCTTGTATATAGAGATAGAACAAGCTTCACCAATAATGTCAGGATGCCAAAGCACCAACCGTTGTCCCACAAAACAACTCCTAATGGGCTCTTAATTATTGGTACTGCAGGTTGGCGGCATACTCAAAGTGTTTCTGGTAGTGGTTGGGGGCCGGCGTTGTGCATCATGAACAGGGGCGAGGAACAACAACAACTCGATCTGGAGGACATCCTGGTGAGTTTTGGCATGCAATCCCTTAGCTTGTAGCCTTCTGTCGTCACTGAAGGATGTTCTGATGCATGTAAACGCTTATGCGAAACACAGGGCACCATGAGCACTGCTGCTCCCCCTGCAGCCGTCCCCGCAGCCGCCGGTGAAGAAGTGGCTACTGCACCTGCATCATCGGAAGCAACAGCAGCTCCCTCGACGAGGAAGCATAGGAACCCGAGCCTGTACGCCAACGTACCTGCAGCTGAGATAATTGACTCGCTCCCCCTGGAGACGCGGCTCATGGTGCGCCGTCGGCAGTATGGAGGCTTCTGGCAAGCTGAGTTCCTACTCAAGGGCATGGCTGCCGCTGGCACATGCTTCGAGCCAGAAGCATCAGACATCTTCCTCGCCAGCTTACCCAAGTCCGGCACCACCTGGCTCAAGGCCCTTGCCTTCGCGACGCTCAACCGTGCCACACACTCGCCGTCCGACGGCCAACACCCGCTCAACCACCGGAACCCGCACGACTGTGTCGGCTTCCTGGAGTTCATGatcatccagcagcagcagcagcacgacgACGCCGGTGCAACGGGTTTGTATGAGGCCCTCCCTTCTTCTCCACGGCTGTTTGCAACACACCTTCCCTACTCCCAGCTTCCCCATGCCATCACGGAGGAGGGTTCCCGGTGCCGGATCGTGTACGTATGCCGGGATCCCAAGGACGTGCTCATCTCCTACTGGAACTTCTACAAGAAGGTGGCAGCGACGGCAGACGCCACTGCcagtggcgacggcgacggccagGACTCTGCAGGCGTGACCAAATTCGAGGAGGCTTTTGAGCTCTTCTGTGAGGGACGGTTTCCCGGAGGGCCACACTGGCTGCATGCCCTAGAATACTGGCACGCGAGCCAGAGGAGGCCGGACCAGGTGCTGTTCCTCAGGTACGAAGACATGCTGGGAGATCCGGTGGGTAACCTCAAGAAGCTAGCAGCGTTCATGGGGTGCACCTtctctgaggaggacgaggaggatggGGTGGTGGATCAGATCGTGGAGCTGTGCAGCTTGGAGAATCTCAAGAGCAAGGACGTCAACAAGAACGGGAGTACGCGGCTGGGCATCAAGAGTGAGTCATTCTTCAGGAAGGGGCAGGTCGGCGACTGGAAAAACTACATGACCATGGACATGGCGGCGAGGCTGGATAAGATTGTTGAGGAGGCCACCCGAGGTTCTGGGCTCACctttggggactcctcactcctcggtcgAGGTTAAATAAGAAGCATTCTCACCATCATCTTAGATCGATGGCACTATGTTCGATCTAGAGATTACTTTCCATCATCGAAAAATAAAGATTGTACAACGTATTTCTATACATgcgctaggtgattgctttagcttgctcttgttttggctaaacattttggttagttcttgatcgatgcatgtgtgctatatctgaacttaagttcacttgtgtgccttgaccgacacagacggggatagatccacacccaagactactactggaaactcgaattgccctgtgggtgacgaatttttctgtgcgttttttacggtacgcacagaaaaattacgattATTCTATCGGTTccaaaatatcccgacagaacaatacgaaaacccacagaataattgtatgatttttctgtgcgtgacaatacacacgGAAAAATCAGCACTCACAGAAAAATGCAATTTATTATGACAgttctttaaaaacgcacagaaaaaaatatatgcacgtacagaaaaaatatatgcacgcataggataaataaaaaaacaaagaagtcctaaccctaacccgccagCCGCCGCCCCCAAACACCCTCACACGCACGCACTCACGGACTCGCCTGCTCGGCTCtcctcacgcacgcacgcacacgccGCGCCACCGCTGCAGCTACGCACGCACGCCTACCCCgccgccttcttcttccccggcgggcggCCGCCCCTCCCGTCCCCCTTCTTCACCCAGCCCCAGCGCCCCTCCTCACCCGCCGGCGCCccgcccctcccccttcttcttcctcggcgggcagccgcccctcccctcccccctcTTCACCCGAttggatccggccctccctctcccggatctggccggtggctgcggtggtggtggtggtggccggcggcggggcgtggtggtggcggcggccctcccctccccctttttctcccccgccggcgcccctcccctcccccttcttcttccccggcgggtgcccctcccctcccctttcttcacccggccggatccggccctccctctcccagatccggccggtggctgtggtggtggtggtggtggccggtggcggggcgtggtggtggcggtggccctcccctcccccttcttttacctcgccggcgcccctcccctcccccttcttcttccccggcgggcgcccctcccctcacccttcttcttccctggcgggtgcccctcccctcccctttctTCACTCGGctggatccggccctccctctcccggatccggccggtggctacggtggtggtggtggcggcggccctcccctcccccttcttctcccccgccggcgctcctcccctcccccttcttcttccccggcgggtggccctcccctcccccttcttcacccggccggatccggccctcccctcccccttcttctcccccgcccacgcccctcccctcccccttcttcttcctcggcgGGTGCCCCTCCCGTCCCCCTTCTTCACCTAGCCGAatctggccctccctctcccggatccggcaggtggctgcggtggtggtgatggtggccggcggcggggcgtggtggtggcggcggaccTTCCCTCCCCCTTCTGCTTTGATATTTTGATCATGTCTGTGGTTGAGGTTTATTAGAGTTGTATAAGATGAATTTTAATAGGAGAAGTGATGATATCATAACATAGGAGATATCTGCATTCATTGTGATGATCACATCATGCACTATCATCTGATCTCTCTTTAACATTTCATTTTTACTGTAAACTTTTGCCAGTTTTATAGTATCTTGTAAGTCAGCAGTACTCTAAAGTCTAAATAGTTATTTGTTGGTTGTTGTATTTTTTATGTGCAATCTGTGATGCAAATTCTCATTTCCTGAATCACTGTGATTATTGCAACAAAAATCACCATCATTCGGCTGAGATTGCACCGCAAATTTAGTTTTTATTGCATTCAGAGTATGTTTTCTAGTGTAATTTGTTGTAGTCAATGCCATTTGGTATCTGACTTGcagtcattctttgtgattgtgtGTCTCGAAACATGGCAGTATACAAGGGGGAACAGATCTTGCGACATTGGTTGCTTATTTATGAGTTTCCAGTTACTATATGCCCGTTTACATGTTCTGATTGTTCTAATGATCATGACTGAAAAAACTAATGATTGTTTTTTCTTAGCTAGTTAGCCAGCTATGTGTAATTTGTTTTCTGAATatagtcttttgtttttcttagCTAGCTAGCCAGCTAGTGTAATTTATTTTCTGAATACAGTCTTACTATTATTATTGGAGTTCACTTGATTGGCCATTCTGCTAGTGGCATCTTGACTGAAAACTGATGTCAAtggattagtagcatacttaataGTGAAGTAGTTCATAAGTAGAGTTTAGAAATTTCCTTGGTGTTTATTTTTTCATTCAGATTGCCTTATTTGAAAATTAGTAGCTCAGGTTGTTCACATCTTGTAACCTTGTATGTGCATCACAACGAGCTCCGGCTAGATCCGCGACATGGCAGCCCTTCTTCTCCATGTCGCCTCCTCCATCGGGCCCTTTGCCGGTGATGAGCTCCCATCAGGTATGTGCATCCCATTCtcccccattcttgttgtgcgaaACAGAGTTGTATGCAGTTGTAAATAGTTGCTCAAATGTCAAGTTGTGCCTCTTTTTCTAGTAGTTGTTCAAGCAAACTGGATGTGCATACAAGCAAGGGAGATCCGTGAGATTTTATAATTGTAGTATGTATGTGCTTCTTGCTCTGATTAAAGAATCGGTGCAGAGAAAATCAGTGATTAAATAATTTATGCTTCTTGCTATGATTTTTTCCCATTGCCTAAATGTCAGTTATCTCTATCATTCAGCACCAGTCTACAACTCTGCATAGTGTGATGCTATTTAGAATAACAGATGGGACTTGGTGTCAGCACTTAGTATTTGTTAAAAATTAAACTGTGTTCAGTAGTATACACAACACAAAGAAAATTAAATCTGTTACATCTGTGTTCAGTACCCTTTATTCAGAATTTGTGGAACATATGCAGTAAGGAGCAACGATTTTGTAATTAGGTGAACGTTCTTAAGATTTTGTGGGACATTCTATGTGTTTGTCTATGTAGTCACGAGTCCAATTTTTTGCTTTCTACCTTAGGAATTTAGGAAGGTTTGCAGTTTGACATCTGAAATTTAGGAAGGTTTGTAGTTTGACATCTGGAAGTTAGCTGTCAAGTTACTACCTGGAACAAAGTTGTGCTTACTACCTGATATATGCCAAGTTGATATTATCTTGCTTATTGTGCTTTATTTGCAGGTCGATAGGAGCAGCAATGAAAGAGCTAAGAGCTGCTCATTTTCAATGGTAGCAACATCGATCTGGTTGTCAGCATAGTAGTGCAATAGTTATCAGTAGTGAAATTCATGAACTGCTAAGATGAGACGGTAATGCTTTTGAATATATTGATGCCAGAACATTTAGACATCATCTACATGTAGCCTGGATGCTATGAATGAATGTGCTGAATATTTGGACTCCATCTTTATATGTTGTGATGAAATTACTCTATGGACAGTCCatattttaatatgttgttgctactATTTCCAAATAATTATTGTATCCAATTTGCTGCATGGGTAAGTGTATATTATTCTATCGGTGGTACGTTAACACCTGACAGAAAatacaatttttctgtgtgttcacCTAACCCGACAGAAAAATACATTTTTTCGTGTGAGTGCACCTCTGCAACTCTGACGGGACAACACTTACAGAAAAATGATTTTTCTGTcgggtttttcttttttctgtgagAAATAATGCAcagaaattttatttttaatcTGGTCGAACACaattttctgtgcgtgtaacacccacagaaaattgtttctgacggcgaacacatagaacaattgaatttttctgtcattatatttccgtgtgtatttttctgagggtacac
This sequence is a window from Miscanthus floridulus cultivar M001 chromosome 10, ASM1932011v1, whole genome shotgun sequence. Protein-coding genes within it:
- the LOC136485284 gene encoding cytosolic sulfotransferase 5-like gives rise to the protein MPKHQPLSHKTTPNGLLIIGTAGWRHTQSVSGSGWGPALCIMNRGEEQQQLDLEDILGTMSTAAPPAAVPAAAGEEVATAPASSEATAAPSTRKHRNPSLYANVPAAEIIDSLPLETRLMVRRRQYGGFWQAEFLLKGMAAAGTCFEPEASDIFLASLPKSGTTWLKALAFATLNRATHSPSDGQHPLNHRNPHDCVGFLEFMIIQQQQQHDDAGATGLYEALPSSPRLFATHLPYSQLPHAITEEGSRCRIVYVCRDPKDVLISYWNFYKKVAATADATASGDGDGQDSAGVTKFEEAFELFCEGRFPGGPHWLHALEYWHASQRRPDQVLFLRYEDMLGDPVGNLKKLAAFMGCTFSEEDEEDGVVDQIVELCSLENLKSKDVNKNGSTRLGIKSESFFRKGQVGDWKNYMTMDMAARLDKIVEEATRGSGLTFGDSSLLGRG